Below is a window of Streptomyces sp. ITFR-16 DNA.
GTGCGCACGGCGGTGTAGGCCGGCTTCGGCAGCAGGCCGTCGTCGTACAGATTGGCCGCGCCCTCGCCCGGGAAGGTGCTCGGCACCCAGGAGTACTTGTCGGTGTAGTCCCAGACCGTGATGCCGACGCAGCGCTCGACCGCCAGGCAGGCTTCGGTGACCTGCCGGTAGTACGAGGACTGGGTGGCGAGCTTGGCGGCGTCGGCGGGCAGCTGCATGCGGACGTCGAGTTCGGTGACGGCCACGTCGAGCCCGAGGTCGGCGAAGCGCTGCATGTTCGCCCGCATCTCGTACGGGAAGCCGTACTGGACGGCGAGATGCGCCTGCATCCCGACCCCGTCGAGCGGTACACCCTCGTCGAGCAGGTCGCGCACGAGGGCGTACATCGCGTCGCTCTTCGCGCCGAGACCCTCGATGTTGTAGTCGTTGAGATACAGCCTGGCGTCCGGGTCGGCGGCGTGCGCGGCCCGCAGGGCGGAGGCGATGTAGTCGCTGCCCAGGGCGGTGTAGAAGGGGCTCGTGCGGAAGGTGCCGTCCTCGTTGAACGGCTCGTTCACCACGTCCCAGGCGGTGACCGCGCCCCGGTAGTGGGTGGCCTCGGCGGTGATGTGGTCGGTCATGGCCGTCTCCACCTGGGCCGGCGGCAGCGAGCCCACCCAGCCGGGGAGCTGGCTGTGCCAGACCAGGGTGTGGCCGCGCACGGTCTGGCCGTGCTGCCGGGCGAAGTCGGTGATCACATCGCCCTTGGCGAAGTCGAACCGGCCCCGGGCCGGCTCGGTGGTGTCCCACTTCATGGAGTTGCCGGGGGTGAGCTGCCCGAATTCGGATCCGAGCCTCGCCGTGTAGGCGGCGTCGGACAGTTCGGGGTTGTCCGTGGCGGAGCCGAAGTAACGGCCCTGGGCAGCCGCGAGCTCGTGCAGGGTGTCCTGCGGGGCCGCCGCGGCCGGCCCGCCCGCCAGAGTGGTGGCGAGAGCGAGGGCCCCGGCCAGGAGAGCCGGAAGGCCCGGGGCACGGCTCTGTCTACAGAGCTTCACCAAGTTCATGACAAACGCCTTCCTCTGCCGGGCAGTGCGGAGCGTCACGGGGAGCGCGGCTGCGGCCCGTAACGCCCTTGCCGCCACCCGGTGTCGGGGGAGAAGGGAGGGGGAGTGGAGCGTGCAAGTCTTGGTTGTGGGAGCGCTCCCAAAGTGGCGTGGCGACAGGCACCTGTCAAGAGTTAAATCACAACTGCCTTAAGACCGCGTTAACTCCGCCACACCTCGAACGGGCGCCCCGCACAGCCCTGTTGAGGAGTTCGCGGGGTGTTCGCAGTCGCGCGGGAACGGCCCTGCGCCGGCCCCTCGGCGGGTCGCCCGGAGAAGGCCTCGGCCGACTGCGCTCGGTGACGCGCGGCGGACTCGGTGTACACACCACGCGCAACCCGGGGGCCCTGTCGAACGAGTCGAAGAGGCAGGGCAGAGGGACGGGCCGCGCGCCGTCGCCCCGGACCTTCGGCACCTCCGCACGGCCCGGAATTCCGACACAGGGTGACGGCCGGAACGGGCGCTGAGGAAGGGGCGGACGTGGACCGGGCGGCCTCGGGCGGCCCGTGTGCACGTACGCGAAGGTGTATGCCGGGGACGGCGTCCGGGCACGGGAAAAGGCGCCTCCGCACCCGCCCGGAGCGGGAGGCGCACCGGCCTTCCGGCTCAGGTCTCGCGGGTGGCGACCATCCCTATGGTGATCAACCCCAGCACCACCCAGCCGAACCAGAGCCAGCCGTTGCTCCCGAGGGCCACCGTGTAGGCGGTGACCGCCACCAGGGCGCCCACGGTGAGCACACCCATGGTCTTCGTCGATCCGGACATGCGCGCCTCCTCATCGGCCGCGCGGCCGTAGAGGCCATCGTCACCCGGAAGGCGTGTCCACCGCTACTGCCCGCGCGCCTGCAATGAGGCGAGATAGGCGTTGTACGCCTGCAGCTCCTGGTCGCCGTCGCGGTCCGCCGCGCGGTCCGAGCGCTTCGCCGTGCGCTGTTCCGAGCGGTACCACTGGAAGACCAGGGCCACCAGGACCAGCACCGACGGGATCTCGCTGAACGCCCAGGCGATGCCGCCCGCCGCGTTCTGGTCGGACAGGGCGTCGATGCCCAGGGAGGCCGGGGGGTTCTTGTAGACCTCCACCATGGGCTGCGACGCCATCATGAGCGCGATCCCGAAGAAGGCGTGGAACGGCATCCCGGCGAACAGCTCCAGCATCCGCATCACATAGCCCGGCCGGTGCGGTCCCGGGTCGATCCCCATGATCGGCCAGAAGAAGAACAGGCCGACCGCCAGGAAGTGCACCATCATCGCGAGATGCCCGGTCGTCGAGCCCATCAGGTAGTCGAAGAGCGGGGTGAAGTACAGGGCGTACAGGCTGGCGATGAAGAGCGGAATGGTGAAGGCGGGATGCGTGACGACCTTCATGTACCGGCTGTGCAGCAGCATCAGAAGCAGCTCGCGCGGCCCCTTAGTGCCACGCCGCGCGACCGGAAGCGCACGCAGTGCGAGCGTCACGGGCGCGCCCAGCAGGAGCAGGATCGGCGACAGCATGCTGATCACCATGTGCTGCACCATGTGCACGCTGAACATGACCATGCCGTAGTCGTTGAGCCGGGTGCACATCACCAGCGCGATGGTCAGCACCCCGACGGTGAAGAGCACCGTCCGGCCCACGGGCCACGCGTCCCCACGTCTGCGCAGCCGCAGCACCGCGTACCCGTAGAGCACCACGGCCAGGACGCAGCCGGTCAGGAAGAACGGGTCCGCGGAGAACTGGAGTCCGCGTCCCAGCGTGAACGGCGGCAGATCCATGTTCATGCCGTGCCCGCTGTGATCCATCTGTTCACTCCTGAAGGGGGCGCCGGGACGTCCCCGTTTCGTGCCGGTTGTCCCGACCAGAGTAGAACCGCCCCCGGACGCCGTTGCGGCCGGGGGCGGGATCAGCTCCTGGTGTCGCTCAGAGCACGCACTCGGCCTCGGAGTACCGCGCGGCCGGGACCGTCTTCAGGGTCTCCACGGCGCCCGCCAGGGGCACCATCGTGATGTCGGTGCCGCGCAGCGCGGTCATCATGCCGAACTCACCTCGGTGCGCCGCCTCCACCGCGTGCCAGCCGAAGCGGGTCGCGAGGACGCGGTCGTACGCGGTCGGCGTGCCGCCGCGCTGCACATGGCCGAGGATCACCGGACGGGCCTCCTTGCCCAGGCGCTGCTCCAGCTCGATGGAGAGCTGGGTGGCCACGCCCGCGAAGCGCTCGTGCCCGTAGATGTCCTTGACGCCCGACTCGAACTCCATGGAGCCCTCGCGCGGCTTGGCACCCTCGGCGACCACGACGATCGCGAACTTCTTGCCGGCCGAGAAGCGGCGGCCCACCAGCTCCGTCAGCTCGTCGATGTCGAAGGGGCGCTCCGGGACGACGATGGCGTGCGCGCCGGCCGCCATGCCCGAGTGCAGGGCGATCCAGCCGGTGTGACGGCCCATGACCTCGACGATCATGACGCGCTGGTGCGACTCGGCGGTGGTCTTCAGCCGGTCGAGCGCCTCGGTGGCCACACCCACGGCGGTGTCGAAACCGAAGGTCACATCCGTGGAGGCGATGTCGTTGTCGATCGTCTTCGGTACGCCGACGATCGGGAGGCCCGCCTCGGACAGCAGGTTCGCCGCCTTGAGGGTGCCCTCGCCGCCGATCGGGATGATCGCGTCCAGGCCGAGGTCGTTGACGTGGCCCCGGGCCGTCTCGACGCCGCCGCGCAGATGCGCGGGCTGGACCCGGGAGGAGCCGAGAATGGTGCCGCCGCGGGCGAGGATGCCACCGACCGCGTCGAGGTCGAGCTTGCGGTAGTCGCACTCGAGGAGGCCCCGCCACCCGTCGTGGAAGCCGATGACCTCGTCGCCGTGGTCGACCACAGCGCGGTGGACGACGGAACGGATGACGGCATTGAGGCCGGGGCAGTCGCCGCCGGAGGTGAGCACACCAATTCGCATTGCCCGGGAAACCTTTGCAACGTGGGCCGACGACCGGACCACGTCGTCCGGTTGGATCCCCGCCACCCTACCGGCGCAGGGTGGCGGGACCGAACCGGGCGTCCGCCTGCTGGACGCCGCTCAACTGAGCTGCTTCCCCCTCATCGGACCATGGGTGAAATGCCTGGTCAGACGGGCTGTGTGGCCGCAGCGATGCGCTCCGCGCGCAGCGCCTCGTACCAGCGGTCGTCCGTCGGCGGCAGGGCGTTCACATCGAGGGCCAGCTTCAGCAGCAGGTCCGCGATCATCGGGTTCCGCGCCATCACGGGCCCGTGCATGTACGTGCCGAACACGGTGTCGTTGTACGCGCCTTCGGTGCCGTCGCCCGTGCCGTTGCCCCGGCCGAACCGGACCCGGGCGAACGGGCGGGCCGTCTGTCCGAGATGGGTGACGCCCTGGTGGTTCTCGAACCCGGTGAGCGGCGGCAGCCCGAGGTTCGGGTCGATGTCCGCGAGGACGTCGCCGACGCACCGCGCGCCCTCGCCGCGGGTGGAGATCACGTCGAGGAGGCCGAGACCCTGCTCGCGCTCGCCGAGGTCGTTGATGAACTCGTGGCCGAGGATCTGGTAGCCGGCGCAGACCGAGAAGATGATCGCGCCGTTGGACGCGGCCCGGCTCAGACCGCCGTCGCGGCGCAGGCGTTCCGCGGCGAGCCGCTGCGGCCGGTCCTCACCGCCGCCGATCAGATAGATGTCGCCGGACGTGGGCACGGGCTGGTCGCTGCGCACGTCGACGCGCGCCACGTCCAGACCGCGCTGTCGTGCCCGGCGCTCCACCACGAGGGCGTTGCCCTGGTCGCCGTAGGTGCTCAGCAGGTCCGGGTAGACCCACACCAGCCGCAGGCTGTTGTTGCTCATGCTTCGTCCTCTCCGGAGGGGGCCGGGGCCGGGGTCAGTTGCCGACACGACGGCGCAGATCCTGGAAGGCGGTGTAGTTGGCGATGACCTCGATGCGGCCGGGCGGTGCCTGCTGCACGGCCTCGTCGAGGTTCTCGCAGACCCGGAAGTCGAGTCCGGCCACTTCGAGGCGGACCGCGAGGTCCAGCTTGCGGTCGCCGAGCACGAAGATCGGGTGGCCCGCGAGCTGGGTGTAGTCCACGTCCCACAGCCAGGAGGTGTCCGTGCCGTCCGCGCCGCGCGCGTTGACGGAGAGGATCACCGGGGTGGGCGGCGGGTCGATCAGGGAGAAGGTCTCCAGCCAGCCCGCCGGGTTCTTCGCCAGCAGGAGCCGCAGCTCACGGCCGAGGAAGGTCACCACGTCGTAGCGGCCGGCGACGGCCTGCACCTGGTACATCCGCTCCAGGGCGACCTGCGGCGGCACGCC
It encodes the following:
- a CDS encoding endo-1,4-beta-xylanase, with translation MNLVKLCRQSRAPGLPALLAGALALATTLAGGPAAAAPQDTLHELAAAQGRYFGSATDNPELSDAAYTARLGSEFGQLTPGNSMKWDTTEPARGRFDFAKGDVITDFARQHGQTVRGHTLVWHSQLPGWVGSLPPAQVETAMTDHITAEATHYRGAVTAWDVVNEPFNEDGTFRTSPFYTALGSDYIASALRAAHAADPDARLYLNDYNIEGLGAKSDAMYALVRDLLDEGVPLDGVGMQAHLAVQYGFPYEMRANMQRFADLGLDVAVTELDVRMQLPADAAKLATQSSYYRQVTEACLAVERCVGITVWDYTDKYSWVPSTFPGEGAANLYDDGLLPKPAYTAVRTALGDEDDGGENGGDPGALKVRYRSGDSSPGDNQIKPGLQLVNTGTTPVSLPDVTVRYWFTGDNGASTYGTWCDWSPLGCATVTHRVAALGSPAAGADHYLEVGFGSGSLAPGASTGEIQLRLSKTDWSDFDESDDYSHTTGTSYADAPKIGVYVGGEPVWGIEP
- a CDS encoding cytochrome c oxidase assembly protein; this translates as MDHSGHGMNMDLPPFTLGRGLQFSADPFFLTGCVLAVVLYGYAVLRLRRRGDAWPVGRTVLFTVGVLTIALVMCTRLNDYGMVMFSVHMVQHMVISMLSPILLLLGAPVTLALRALPVARRGTKGPRELLLMLLHSRYMKVVTHPAFTIPLFIASLYALYFTPLFDYLMGSTTGHLAMMVHFLAVGLFFFWPIMGIDPGPHRPGYVMRMLELFAGMPFHAFFGIALMMASQPMVEVYKNPPASLGIDALSDQNAAGGIAWAFSEIPSVLVLVALVFQWYRSEQRTAKRSDRAADRDGDQELQAYNAYLASLQARGQ
- a CDS encoding 6-phosphofructokinase, whose translation is MRIGVLTSGGDCPGLNAVIRSVVHRAVVDHGDEVIGFHDGWRGLLECDYRKLDLDAVGGILARGGTILGSSRVQPAHLRGGVETARGHVNDLGLDAIIPIGGEGTLKAANLLSEAGLPIVGVPKTIDNDIASTDVTFGFDTAVGVATEALDRLKTTAESHQRVMIVEVMGRHTGWIALHSGMAAGAHAIVVPERPFDIDELTELVGRRFSAGKKFAIVVVAEGAKPREGSMEFESGVKDIYGHERFAGVATQLSIELEQRLGKEARPVILGHVQRGGTPTAYDRVLATRFGWHAVEAAHRGEFGMMTALRGTDITMVPLAGAVETLKTVPAARYSEAECVL
- a CDS encoding glutamine amidotransferase, with protein sequence MSNNSLRLVWVYPDLLSTYGDQGNALVVERRARQRGLDVARVDVRSDQPVPTSGDIYLIGGGEDRPQRLAAERLRRDGGLSRAASNGAIIFSVCAGYQILGHEFINDLGEREQGLGLLDVISTRGEGARCVGDVLADIDPNLGLPPLTGFENHQGVTHLGQTARPFARVRFGRGNGTGDGTEGAYNDTVFGTYMHGPVMARNPMIADLLLKLALDVNALPPTDDRWYEALRAERIAAATQPV